A region from the Arachis ipaensis cultivar K30076 chromosome B01, Araip1.1, whole genome shotgun sequence genome encodes:
- the LOC107648715 gene encoding uncharacterized protein LOC107648715: MEVYQQIAEKGILSKPRPLKDQTGGNKSLYCEYHKGYGHKTQDCFDLKDTLEQAIRDGKLAEFSHLIREPRRRNRDHEGEDRSQVTRQRQEPEGDDHGLTVVNVVTARNSAPRSRSAQKKDAKVLAVSSSYARSFQRLPSISFGPEDQWFDEVLESPPMVITARVGTGLVKRILVDTGADSNIMFCNVFDALGLRDADLATHQHGVVGLGDHFIKSDGIISLPTSVGQGQKRRTIMADFVVLRDSTAYNIILGRKTINNLGAAISTKLLVMKFFTDDGSIGSIR, from the coding sequence AtggaagtttaccaacagatagccgAGAAGGGAATACTGTCGAaaccccgacctctgaaggaTCAAACAGGGGGAAACAAAAGCCTTTATTGCGAATATCACAAGGGatacgggcacaagacccaagactgttTCGACCTAAAGGATACGCTAGAGCAAGCAATTAGGGACGGGAAGCTTGCTGAATTCTCCCACCTCATTAGAGAGCCGAGGAGACGGAATCGTGACCACGAGGGCGAGGACAGGTCTCAGGTGACAAGGCAACGCCAAGAACCGGAGGGAgacgaccacggtctcacggtggtGAACGTAGTAACGGCGAGGAATTCGGCCCCGAGGTCGAGATCGGCACAGAAGAAAGACGCCAAAGTCCTGGCAGTCTCCTCTTCATATGCGAGAAGTTTCCAGAggctcccatccatctcctttgGTCCAGAAgaccaatggtttgacgaggtCCTGGAAAGtccccccatggtcatcacggccagagTTGGAACCGGTCTCGTCAAACGGATCCTCGTGGATACaggggcagactcaaacatcatgttctgCAACGTATTTGATGCCTTGGGATTGCGTGACGCCGACCTagcgacccaccagcacggtgtggtagggttgggcgaccacttcatcaagtCGGATGGGATTATCTCCCTCCCGACCTCCGTGGGACAAGGACAGAAGCGAAGGACAATAATGGCAGATTTTGTAGTTTTGCGGGATTCCAcagcctacaacatcatcctggggaggaaAACCATCAATAACCTTGGAGCAGCGATCAGTACAAAACTGCTCGTAATGAAGTTTTTTACTGATGACGGATCCATAGGATCCATTAGATGA